In Pseudophryne corroboree isolate aPseCor3 chromosome 3, aPseCor3.hap2, whole genome shotgun sequence, a genomic segment contains:
- the HEXIM1 gene encoding protein HEXIM1 produces the protein MAEVGVQEPALPCETLAGGGTLLASKDSGWQLSAEEGRGECLRRNPSTLSSCPEEEEEDHGKLGQLGHGKSQQEEEWKELGKKRHRRLPSKKKRRWKPYNKLTWEEKKRLEERESQRASRMRAEMFAKGQPVAPYNTTQFLMDDHHQEEPDLCPPQRRGPPAALPSLHANSFSKGDSTEEDVEEEDDGTGSDCMGSDDGAEFLQKDFSETYERYHAESLQDMSKQELIREYMELEKCLSRMEEENNRLRLQEVTAAQAAGSKDSKIQELEMEVEKLREENKRLLRGREQGAADP, from the coding sequence ATggctgaagtgggagttcaggagccaGCCTTACCCTGCGAAACTTTGGCAGGTGGGGGAACCCTGCTGGCCAGCAAAgatagtgggtggcaactgagtgcagaggaggggagaggggagtGCCTGAGAAGAAATCCCTCCACCCTGTCGTCCTgcccagaagaggaagaagaggaccatGGCAAGTTAGGACAGCTCGGCCATGGCAAAAGCCAGCAGGAAGAAGAGTGGAAGGAGCTGGGCAAGAAGAGGCACCGGAGGCTGCCATCCAAAAAGAAGAGGAGGTGGAAGCCGTACAACAAGCTGACCTGGGAGGAGAAGAAGCGCCTGGAGGAGCGGGAGTCTCAGAGGGCGTCCAGGATGAGGGCCGAGATGTTCGCCAAGGGGCAGCCTGTGGCACCGTACAACACCACCCAGTTCCTCATGGACGATCATCATCAGGAGGAACCGGACCTGTGCCCGCCACAGCGGAGAgggccccccgccgccctcccctcCCTACACGCCAACTCCTTCAGCAAAGGTGACAGCACGGAGGAGGATGTGGAGGAGGAGGACGATGGCACCGGCAGCGACTGCATGGGCAGCGATGATGGGGCGGAATTCCTACAGAAGGACTTCTCGGAGACCTATGAGCGCTACCATGCCGAGAGCCTGCAGGACATGAGCAAGCAGGAGCTGATCCGGGAATACATGGAGCTGGAAAAGTGCTTGAGCCGCATGGAGGAAGAGAACAATCGCTTGCGGCTCCAGGAGGTGACGGCTGCGCAGGCAGCGGGGTCCAAGGACTCCAAGATCCAGGAATTGGAGATGGAGGTAGAGAAGCTCAGAGAAGAAAATAAAAGGCTGCTACGGGGAAGGGAGCAAGGGGCGGCTGACCCGTAG